In the Allorhodopirellula heiligendammensis genome, GTTGACCGAACCCACCGCGATGCAATCCTCAAAGTTCGCTGGATCGCCAATCGACAGAGACGTGTTCAAGTCGAAGGGGCCGTCTTGCGTTGATACTTGAATCTGTCCTTCGTTGCCCGCCGCCACGCAAACAAGCGTTCCCTGTCGCCACAGGTCGCGAAGCTCTTTACAAATCGGCGAATACCCGCAGCCATATACCGTCGCGTCGAACGGCCCCCCCAGACTGAGGTTGACACCATGCACCGCGAGCTCGGAATTGTCTTCGTTACGACGAAAGATATCATCAATCGCTTTGATGATCCACGCATCTTCTCCGACACCGTGATCGTTCAATACCTTGTATACCAGCAGCCGCGTCTTTGGCGCGACACCGTCATATCGAACCTTGCGCTCTTTGCCACGACCGGTAATAATCCCACACACGTGCGTGCCGTGCCCGTCGGGGTCACTGTCGATTGGATACGTGTTCGACTCGAGCTCATGCGATGGTGTCGTGCAATCCAAGACATCAATGATCAGCGAATCATCGTACGAGTCGATGTCCACGCCACGACGTCGCTGGAAGTGCGGGTGATCGAAACGACAGCCCGTATCCAGCACCGCCCAGGTAATCGCCTTTCCCTTCGAATTAAAACTCGCCCGACTCGCGTCCGCAGCGATGGCACGATGCGAGCGGTGAATCAGCTTCTTCATCGTTGAACTACGCCACATCGCGTAGATATTCAAATCCGCGTGTTTCCCCGCCAGCGACTGAATCTCCGTCGGAGTGAGCCGAGCAGAAACGTACTTGCGAAGTCTCAAAATACAGGCCGCCTGAACAGCATCGTCGGCATCATCATCCTCGGCGCAATCCTCCACGGCCACCTTCACATGTCTCGCCAAATATTTGATTCGACCGGCAAGGCTCTTCAGTCGTCTGTTCTGCTTGCCTTGTGCCGATTCACGCTTCTCCATTTCGTCATGCGACTCATCGACCGCAGGGTATTTCAAATCGAGCACCTCGATCAGCACCGGCTGTCGAATGTCGCGAGCCGCAAATCCGTGCGCCAGGTCACGAGCAATCACGAAACGACCTGTCGAATCAAATCGCATATTCTGATGAACAATCACGCGTACATCGGGATGGGAAAGGTAGCCCGCCGAGTCGTGCGGATCCAGGTTGGCAACATCCCAAAGGGTTCGCTTGACGATACGTTGATCTTGAATCTCACCAAAAGAGGACGGTGTCGGCGAAAAGTCGCTCGCGAGTCCTTTATCCAAGGCGACAGGGTCGAAGCGATCCACAAAGTTGTGCCACTTATTCGATGCGAGTATTGGATTTAGCCTAACAAGTTCTCTCGGCCCTTGATTTCTCTAACACCGACTCCACGGGCAGTTTCTGTGGCTTCGGTATGTGTGTCAAATTCAGCGATGTCGTCAAAATCAAGCCCGGTTTCTTCTGCTAGCTTTGTTAGTGAGACTTGGTACAGGTGGAACTCGTCGTCGACTTGGCCTTCGGAGAAGACGAGGTCGCGTTGGCTGATAATGTAGGCGGCGACTTTGAATTCGTCGTCTTCTTCATCATGAAATACGATCAATTTCCAGAAGTCGTCGGGGATTTGAACGTCTCGGTATTTTTTGTCGGTCTCCTTGAAGATCGGTCCCGCCATCACGGAAATTTTTAAGTGATCGACCTTGGCGTCGGCGAAGATGGCGTTTTCAAGCTCGCCCCAGAGGCCGCCTTTGGAGGACTGATTGAAGGCTTCGTGCTGGGGGGTCATGTTGGTGAAGAAGAACGAGTCGCGATTGGCGTTCTTAGCCTCGCGAATCGGTCCCCAGTTGAGGTCGGCTCGGCGGGCAACGTGGCCCCGGTCGTAGGCGTTTCTGGAATACAGTTCGTTTCCAGCTTGATATTCCTGCGGGATCCGTCGGTCGAGGATGAATCGGATGCCGCTTCGAGACAATTGCTTCATGTCTCCACCGTCAATGTTCCACGCGACGAGTCGCGGCAACCGACGCGATTTGCTTTGGCAGACGGAAAAGTGTGTGTAGTCAACTAGCGTTTCGCCGTTCAACTCGAACGTGTCGTTCGCAATCTTCTTGGGCAAGCGAGGAACGGGGACGTGTTCGGAGAGGAAGTCGGGGTCGTAGCCGCTGCCGTTGCTTTCGCCGATGTCGTAGTCGGCTTCACCGATCAGATCGTCGTCGGGACCGTTGGGATCATTTTGAACACCTCCTGGGTGGCGATCAGCATCGGGGCCAGGGGCACCCGCACTGCCGGCGCCTAGCTTTGCGGGGCCTAATGAGATCGTGATTCTGAGTGGAACTTCGACCGTAATTTCGTCGTCGTGACTCATTTGGTGGCTCTGAGTTGAGGAAGATCGGTTGCCGGTAAAAACGGAAATGGAGGTGTTTGGATCGTGCGGTGCGTCACTTGGGTCTGGCCTGGATTCGATATCGTCCCAGAAGGGGGCGAGGTCGTTGTTTTTCGGCGGCAGTTCGCCGGCGAACTGTACTCCGCTGTCGATGATGCGCGTATCGCGAGCGAGTTCGTATCCGGGAACACCGTAATTCTCGAGCATGTAACGGCCCGCGAAGTGCAACGCGGAGACGGTTCCATCATCGACGTTGATGATCGCCGAACCTGAGTTGCCACCGAGCGTGGAGGCGTCGTGTGCGAGTGCGTCCACGGGGACGCTGAGCCACCGGGAACTGATTTCGCGTTTTCTCTTGGCAATCCGCCCAGGAGCGATTCTTTTGATTTCGTACTCGTCACCGAAAATCTCGCGTTGTGCTCGTTGGCCATTGCGTGAATCACGAGCCGGGTATCCGATGGCAACGATGTCTTGGTTCCGCTTCAGGAGCGTTTTGTAGGGCGTGGTGGAAAGTTCGAGCGGTTGGATGTCGGGAAGATCGGCTCGGAACAGGGCCATGTCCCAGTAGGGATGAATCATGATGGGTTCGATCAACTCGTAACCATCCGGTTCATCGAAACCGGGTTCTTCGGCAAAGTCAATTTCCGTGCCCCAGGGCTGCAGTCGAATCCGATGCCGTCCCACGCCCTGGGTAAAGATCTGGCCGACGTGGCGGTTGGTCATGACCAAGTTTTTACCAACGACAAAACCGGTGCCTTCGTACCGGTGCAGGTCGGTGATGTCGATCCTACCGATTGCGGGAAACGAAGTTTCAATACATTTGCGGACTTTACGGTCCGTGCTCATGTATCGGAAGTCGCCAGGAAACGCATCGAACGTGTTGTTCGTCACGCGATGCGACGGCCGATGTTTGAGGTGGACAATCGCTTCGAGGTGATACATACCCTCGGCTGAAGGCGTTTTCCCTCGTTGCATACTTGCCGCCGCGTTTTGAGCTTTTTTAATCTCCCGGCTCGAAACGCCTTCCATACTATCGTCGTCTCCGACGAAGCCGACGAATTCTTCAACGGGCGTGTCGCCCGCCAACGACTTCAGCGTCTGAGCGATTCGGCGAGCGAGTTCATCAGGTGGCAATGGCTTTTCCATGGTTCATTTCTCTTGCGGTGTAGGTCGGATGTTTGATTGGTTTGTTTATTCGATTGTTAGCTTGTGTCCGCCTACGATGATCTGGATTGGGATATTGCCTGAGTCGACGCCAGTTGTCTTCGCTCCGATGTGCTTGGATGAACGGCGTGAGGCGAGACTGCTGTAGGGCTGCATAAGTCGGAATGGTACTCCGTCGATCTCTGTGAGTTCTCCACTCCGAACGGCGTTGTAAAGATCTTGAAGGTCGGATCTGTCCGCGTCCGTAAGCACGCTCTTGGCACCGTAGTTCATAATTGAAAACGGGTTGTCCTCTCCGAAGAGATGACTGGGCCAATCT is a window encoding:
- a CDS encoding DNA/RNA non-specific endonuclease yields the protein MEKPLPPDELARRIAQTLKSLAGDTPVEEFVGFVGDDDSMEGVSSREIKKAQNAAASMQRGKTPSAEGMYHLEAIVHLKHRPSHRVTNNTFDAFPGDFRYMSTDRKVRKCIETSFPAIGRIDITDLHRYEGTGFVVGKNLVMTNRHVGQIFTQGVGRHRIRLQPWGTEIDFAEEPGFDEPDGYELIEPIMIHPYWDMALFRADLPDIQPLELSTTPYKTLLKRNQDIVAIGYPARDSRNGQRAQREIFGDEYEIKRIAPGRIAKRKREISSRWLSVPVDALAHDASTLGGNSGSAIINVDDGTVSALHFAGRYMLENYGVPGYELARDTRIIDSGVQFAGELPPKNNDLAPFWDDIESRPDPSDAPHDPNTSISVFTGNRSSSTQSHQMSHDDEITVEVPLRITISLGPAKLGAGSAGAPGPDADRHPGGVQNDPNGPDDDLIGEADYDIGESNGSGYDPDFLSEHVPVPRLPKKIANDTFELNGETLVDYTHFSVCQSKSRRLPRLVAWNIDGGDMKQLSRSGIRFILDRRIPQEYQAGNELYSRNAYDRGHVARRADLNWGPIREAKNANRDSFFFTNMTPQHEAFNQSSKGGLWGELENAIFADAKVDHLKISVMAGPIFKETDKKYRDVQIPDDFWKLIVFHDEEDDEFKVAAYIISQRDLVFSEGQVDDEFHLYQVSLTKLAEETGLDFDDIAEFDTHTEATETARGVGVREIKGRENLLG
- a CDS encoding S8 family peptidase, which encodes MDRFDPVALDKGLASDFSPTPSSFGEIQDQRIVKRTLWDVANLDPHDSAGYLSHPDVRVIVHQNMRFDSTGRFVIARDLAHGFAARDIRQPVLIEVLDLKYPAVDESHDEMEKRESAQGKQNRRLKSLAGRIKYLARHVKVAVEDCAEDDDADDAVQAACILRLRKYVSARLTPTEIQSLAGKHADLNIYAMWRSSTMKKLIHRSHRAIAADASRASFNSKGKAITWAVLDTGCRFDHPHFQRRRGVDIDSYDDSLIIDVLDCTTPSHELESNTYPIDSDPDGHGTHVCGIITGRGKERKVRYDGVAPKTRLLVYKVLNDHGVGEDAWIIKAIDDIFRRNEDNSELAVHGVNLSLGGPFDATVYGCGYSPICKELRDLWRQGTLVCVAAGNEGQIQVSTQDGPFDLNTSLSIGDPANFEDCIAVGSVNTDNPYLHGISHFSSRGPTTDGRIKPDVVAPGERVRSCSSDFNGSLYRELSGTSTACPHVSGMLAAFLSVRREFIGRPDEVKRILLDNCNDLGRDKRHQGHGIPNLLKMLTET